The Staphylococcus carnosus genome has a segment encoding these proteins:
- the hrcA gene encoding heat-inducible transcriptional repressor HrcA — protein sequence MITNRQQSILNAIVEDYVDYGLPVGSKTVIERHQVNVSPATIRNEMKILEGMGLIEKAHASSGRSPSIKGFRYYVDQLLENTSPRTEFNNQRLNKLLADYNYNLSNALSVYANELSMSTKYTTLIMKPNQSKDLITDVHLFNTVAHLVIMVIVFESGNVEHLQLAVPEKISKNRLVQIANYIKSIFNADMRNDFSDETFMHSNDYLIVNQLIDLLNQRLNDITTDIFFGGKANLIDTLNEQNVNSIQQILQYLESNKILKLFEDDNHSGIDVKIGQEIDNGLEDISIILSDYHIDNHLKGHVAVIGPTAMRYQNVIQLLYKV from the coding sequence ATGATTACCAATAGACAACAAAGCATTCTGAATGCCATTGTTGAAGATTATGTTGATTATGGTTTGCCTGTGGGATCTAAAACAGTAATTGAAAGACACCAAGTAAATGTAAGTCCGGCGACAATTCGAAATGAAATGAAAATTTTAGAAGGTATGGGATTGATTGAAAAAGCCCATGCTTCTTCCGGTAGATCGCCATCGATTAAAGGTTTTAGGTACTATGTGGACCAATTGTTGGAAAATACTTCTCCTCGGACAGAATTTAATAATCAGCGTCTCAATAAACTTTTAGCTGATTATAATTACAATTTATCAAATGCATTGAGCGTTTATGCAAATGAATTGTCAATGTCAACTAAATATACTACGTTGATTATGAAACCGAATCAGTCGAAAGATTTAATAACTGATGTTCATTTATTTAACACAGTTGCTCATTTAGTTATAATGGTAATTGTGTTTGAATCAGGCAATGTAGAACACCTGCAATTAGCAGTCCCTGAAAAAATTTCTAAAAATCGGTTAGTTCAAATAGCTAACTATATTAAGAGTATATTTAATGCTGATATGAGAAATGATTTTTCAGATGAGACATTTATGCATTCAAATGACTATTTGATTGTTAATCAATTAATCGATTTGTTAAATCAACGATTAAATGATATTACTACTGATATTTTTTTTGGTGGTAAAGCGAATTTAATAGATACTTTGAATGAACAAAATGTTAACTCTATCCAACAAATTCTTCAATATTTAGAGTCCAATAAGATATTGAAATTATTTGAAGATGATAATCACTCTGGTATCGATGTAAAAATCGGTCAAGAAATTGATAATGGTTTAGAAGATATTTCGATTATTCTAAGCGATTATCACATTGACAATCATCTTAAAGGGCACGTAGCAGTTATTGGACCGACAGCTATGCGTTATCAAAATGTGATTCAATTACTATATAAAGTCTAG
- the holA gene encoding DNA polymerase III subunit delta, protein MKENIITIYGEVPELIEKKSKEIVDSYLQEPKDDFNFVSFDLAETEINICIEEILTLPFFSDKKVVVIKNAYLFTGEKGPKDLNQNTDQLLEFIQKYDGQTLVVFEVYNPKLDERKKLVKTLKKETKLIKIEQMSEDEIKNWVKNELNQQYKDIKQDALNLFIELTGINFNLIKQELEKMVLFLGDRPTIVKQDVETIVNRSLEQNVFLLTDYIQKGQKSEAINLVNDLIIMKEEPIKLLALITSNFRLYYQCKILANKGYSQQQIAKTVGAHPFRVKLALRTSRQYELRQLMSIINACAETDYKLKSSYMDKQLILELFILSI, encoded by the coding sequence GTGAAAGAAAACATCATTACAATATATGGAGAAGTACCTGAGCTAATCGAAAAAAAATCAAAAGAAATAGTGGATTCTTATTTACAAGAACCCAAGGATGATTTTAATTTTGTTAGCTTTGACCTAGCAGAAACAGAAATCAATATTTGTATTGAAGAAATTCTCACTCTTCCTTTTTTCTCTGATAAAAAAGTCGTTGTTATAAAAAATGCATATTTATTCACTGGAGAAAAAGGACCAAAAGATCTTAACCAAAATACGGACCAATTATTGGAATTTATTCAAAAATACGATGGCCAAACTTTAGTTGTATTTGAAGTTTATAATCCAAAATTGGATGAGCGAAAAAAATTAGTTAAAACTTTAAAAAAAGAAACTAAACTTATTAAAATTGAACAAATGTCTGAAGATGAAATAAAGAATTGGGTTAAAAATGAACTCAATCAACAATACAAAGATATAAAACAAGATGCTTTAAACCTTTTTATTGAACTGACTGGTATTAATTTTAATTTAATTAAACAAGAACTTGAAAAAATGGTTTTATTTTTAGGAGATCGACCTACGATTGTAAAACAAGATGTGGAGACAATAGTTAATAGAAGTTTAGAACAAAATGTGTTTTTATTAACTGATTACATTCAAAAAGGGCAAAAATCAGAAGCCATTAATTTAGTTAATGACTTAATTATTATGAAAGAAGAACCTATCAAATTGTTGGCCTTAATTACAAGCAATTTCAGATTGTATTATCAATGTAAAATCCTAGCAAATAAAGGTTATAGTCAACAGCAAATTGCTAAAACAGTCGGGGCGCATCCATTTCGTGTTAAGCTTGCCCTTAGAACATCTCGTCAATATGAATTAAGGCAATTAATGAGTATAATAAATGCCTGTGCTGAGACTGATTACAAACTTAAGTCTTCATATATGGATAAACAACTGATTTTAGAATTATTTATCTTATCAATATAA
- the hemW gene encoding radical SAM family heme chaperone HemW, with amino-acid sequence METKSAYIHIPFCVRICTYCDFNKYFIQNQPVDEYLNCLIKELSQPNKKELNTMFVGGGTPTALSTQQLEKLLKAINDNYIIKNEYTFEANPDELTNEKVQLLKDYGVNRLSMGVQTFDQSLLKILGRTHNTNDIYQAVNLANKFDINSISLDLMYHLPGQTIHQFEESLDIALSMDINHISSYGLILEPKTQFYNMYRKGKLKLPNEDLGEEMYDLLLDKIQNSNMHQYEISNFSQVNHESEHNKVYWKNEYYYGFGAGASGYVDGVRYSNVNPVNHYIKKIKNGEKPILQSTIPNFKEQIEEQMFLGLRMNKGVSKKTFENRFDKRLDDIYSNELNDLISKGLIEDKGEYVKLTERGKVIGNEVFEAFLID; translated from the coding sequence ATGGAAACCAAAAGTGCTTATATTCATATTCCATTTTGTGTGCGAATATGTACATATTGCGATTTCAATAAGTATTTTATTCAAAATCAACCTGTGGACGAATATTTAAATTGTTTAATCAAGGAATTAAGTCAACCAAATAAGAAAGAATTAAATACAATGTTTGTCGGCGGCGGAACACCGACAGCTTTAAGTACTCAACAATTAGAAAAATTATTAAAAGCTATTAATGATAATTATATTATTAAAAATGAATATACATTTGAAGCAAATCCTGATGAGCTAACAAATGAAAAAGTGCAATTATTAAAAGATTATGGTGTCAATCGCCTTTCTATGGGGGTACAAACATTCGATCAATCTTTATTAAAAATACTTGGTAGAACACATAATACAAATGATATTTACCAAGCAGTGAATCTAGCAAACAAATTTGATATTAATTCAATTAGTTTAGATTTAATGTATCATTTACCTGGACAAACAATACATCAATTTGAAGAAAGTTTAGATATAGCATTATCAATGGATATTAATCATATTTCAAGCTATGGTTTAATTCTTGAACCCAAAACACAATTTTACAATATGTACAGAAAAGGTAAATTAAAACTGCCTAATGAAGATTTGGGAGAAGAAATGTATGATTTACTCCTTGATAAAATTCAAAATTCAAATATGCACCAGTATGAAATTTCAAATTTTAGCCAAGTCAATCATGAATCAGAACATAATAAAGTTTATTGGAAAAATGAATATTACTATGGGTTTGGCGCAGGTGCAAGCGGATATGTAGATGGTGTAAGATATTCTAATGTTAACCCAGTTAATCATTATATTAAAAAAATTAAAAATGGAGAAAAACCAATTCTTCAGTCTACAATACCTAATTTTAAAGAACAAATTGAAGAACAAATGTTTTTAGGACTAAGAATGAACAAAGGTGTTTCCAAAAAAACATTTGAAAATAGATTTGATAAACGCCTTGATGATATCTATTCAAATGAATTAAATGATTTGATTAGCAAAGGATTAATCGAAGATAAAGGTGAATATGTCAAATTGACTGAAAGAGGAAAAGTAATAGGAAATGAAGTCTTCGAGGCTTTTTTGATTGATTAA
- the dnaK gene encoding molecular chaperone DnaK: MGKIIGIDLGTTNSCVAVLEGDEPKVIQNPEGARTTPSVVAFKNGETQVGEVAKRQAITNPNTIQSIKREMGTDYKVDVDGKNYTPQEISAMILQNLKSTAESYLGDKVDKAVITVPAYFNDAERQATKDAGKIAGLEVERIINEPTAAALAYGLDKTEQDEKVLVFDLGGGTFDVSILELGDGVFEVLSTAGDNKLGGDDFDQVIIDYLVEEFKKENGIDLSQDKMALQRLKDAAEKAKKDLSGVSQTQISLPFISAGESGPLHLEITLTRSKFEELSDELVRRTMGPTRQALSDAGLSSNDIDEVILVGGSTRIPAVQEAVKKEVGKEPNKSVNPDEVVAMGAAIQGGVISGDVKDVVLLDVTPLSLGIEIMGGRMNTLIERNTTIPTSKSQVYSTAADNQPAVDIHVLQGERPMASDNKTLGRFSLTDIPPAPRGVPQIEVTFDIDKNGIVNVTAKDLGTNKEQNITIESSSALSDDEIDRMVKDAEQNAEEDKKRREESDLRNEADSLVFQVDKTLKDLGDNVSEDDKKQAEDKKEALKSALEGQDLEDIKTKKEELEKVVQELSMKVYQQAQQGDAAGSNQSDVEDAEYTEVKDDDDKKDNK, encoded by the coding sequence ATGGGTAAAATTATAGGTATTGACTTAGGTACAACAAATTCTTGCGTGGCTGTTTTAGAAGGCGACGAACCTAAAGTTATTCAAAATCCAGAAGGTGCTCGCACAACTCCATCAGTTGTAGCATTCAAAAACGGCGAAACACAAGTAGGTGAAGTTGCTAAACGTCAAGCAATCACAAATCCTAATACTATCCAATCTATTAAACGTGAAATGGGTACTGATTACAAAGTAGACGTTGATGGAAAAAATTATACACCACAAGAAATTTCAGCAATGATTTTACAAAACTTAAAAAGCACTGCTGAAAGCTATTTAGGTGATAAAGTAGATAAAGCCGTTATTACAGTTCCAGCTTATTTTAATGATGCTGAGCGTCAAGCAACAAAAGATGCTGGTAAAATCGCAGGTCTAGAGGTAGAACGTATTATTAATGAACCAACTGCCGCAGCTTTAGCATATGGTCTAGATAAAACTGAACAAGACGAAAAAGTATTAGTATTTGACCTTGGTGGCGGTACTTTCGACGTTTCTATTCTTGAATTAGGAGATGGCGTATTCGAAGTATTATCTACTGCTGGTGACAATAAATTAGGTGGCGATGATTTCGACCAAGTTATTATTGACTACCTTGTTGAAGAATTCAAAAAAGAAAATGGTATCGACTTATCTCAAGATAAAATGGCGTTACAACGTTTGAAAGATGCTGCTGAAAAAGCTAAAAAAGATTTGTCTGGTGTCTCTCAAACTCAAATTTCATTACCATTTATCTCAGCGGGAGAAAGTGGTCCATTACACTTAGAAATTACATTAACTCGTTCTAAATTTGAAGAGTTATCAGATGAATTAGTACGTCGTACTATGGGGCCAACTCGTCAAGCATTAAGCGATGCTGGTTTATCAAGTAATGATATTGATGAAGTAATATTAGTTGGTGGTTCAACTCGTATTCCAGCTGTACAAGAAGCTGTTAAAAAAGAAGTTGGAAAAGAACCAAATAAAAGTGTTAACCCAGATGAAGTTGTTGCAATGGGTGCAGCTATCCAAGGCGGCGTGATTTCTGGCGATGTTAAAGACGTAGTATTATTAGACGTTACACCATTATCATTAGGTATTGAAATCATGGGCGGACGTATGAACACATTAATCGAAAGAAATACAACTATCCCAACATCTAAATCACAAGTATACTCAACTGCTGCAGATAACCAACCTGCTGTTGATATTCATGTATTACAAGGTGAACGCCCAATGGCATCTGACAATAAAACATTAGGAAGATTTTCATTAACTGATATTCCACCAGCTCCACGTGGTGTTCCTCAAATCGAAGTAACTTTCGATATTGATAAAAACGGTATCGTTAATGTAACTGCTAAAGATTTAGGAACTAATAAAGAGCAAAACATTACTATCGAATCAAGTTCTGCTTTATCAGATGATGAAATCGATCGCATGGTTAAAGATGCTGAACAAAATGCTGAAGAAGATAAAAAACGTCGTGAAGAAAGTGACCTTAGAAATGAAGCAGACAGCTTAGTATTCCAAGTTGATAAAACTCTAAAAGATTTAGGTGATAATGTTTCTGAAGATGACAAAAAACAAGCTGAAGATAAAAAAGAAGCATTAAAATCAGCACTTGAAGGTCAAGATTTAGAAGACATTAAAACTAAAAAAGAAGAACTTGAAAAAGTCGTTCAAGAACTATCTATGAAAGTTTATCAACAAGCTCAACAAGGCGATGCTGCAGGTTCAAATCAAAGCGACGTTGAAGATGCTGAGTACACTGAAGTTAAAGACGATGATGATAAAAAAGACAATAAATAA
- the rpsT gene encoding 30S ribosomal protein S20 → MPNIKSAIKRVRTNETAEARNISQKNDMRSAVKHAKAAIAENADNKQELVRVAVKKVDKTAQANLIHNNKADRIKSQLMSADK, encoded by the coding sequence ATGCCAAATATTAAATCTGCTATTAAACGTGTAAGAACAAATGAAACAGCTGAAGCAAGAAATATTTCTCAAAAAAATGACATGCGTTCAGCAGTGAAACATGCAAAAGCAGCTATCGCTGAAAATGCTGATAACAAACAAGAATTAGTACGTGTTGCTGTTAAGAAAGTAGATAAAACAGCTCAAGCTAACTTAATCCACAATAACAAAGCTGACCGCATTAAATCACAATTAATGAGCGCAGACAAATAA
- the prmA gene encoding 50S ribosomal protein L11 methyltransferase has product MNWMEVSIVINHEVQEFVTSILEENESNGVVIEDSKDLDGELADKFGEIYELDPNDYPDTGVRVKAYFNEIDYSEELKNQLLRNIQELAELDKNIFDYNEQIIKESDWENEWKNYFHPFKASKNFTIVPSWETYQKESDSELCIELDPGMAFGTGDHPTTSMCLNAIEQYVKPSDSVIDVGTGSGILSIACHLLGVRHIKAVDLDELAVRVAKENFEKNSCENAIETTTGNLLKGETNKYDVVIANILAHIIEEMIEDAYNTLNEEGRFITSGIIIEKSDEIIEHMKRVGFNIISINHDNGWACIVGEKVSN; this is encoded by the coding sequence ATGAACTGGATGGAAGTTTCAATTGTTATTAATCATGAAGTACAAGAGTTTGTAACGAGTATACTTGAAGAAAATGAATCTAATGGAGTAGTAATTGAAGACTCTAAAGATTTAGATGGAGAATTAGCCGATAAATTCGGTGAGATTTATGAACTAGACCCAAATGATTATCCTGATACAGGCGTTCGTGTTAAAGCTTATTTTAATGAAATAGATTATTCTGAAGAGCTTAAAAATCAGCTTTTACGTAATATACAAGAACTTGCAGAACTAGATAAAAATATTTTTGATTATAATGAACAAATAATAAAAGAATCCGACTGGGAAAATGAATGGAAAAATTATTTTCATCCTTTTAAAGCATCTAAAAACTTTACAATAGTACCTAGTTGGGAAACTTATCAAAAAGAAAGTGATTCTGAACTTTGTATAGAATTAGATCCTGGTATGGCATTTGGTACTGGTGATCATCCAACTACAAGTATGTGTTTAAATGCTATAGAACAATATGTAAAACCAAGTGACAGTGTGATCGATGTAGGTACTGGCTCAGGAATCTTAAGTATCGCTTGCCACTTGCTTGGTGTAAGACATATTAAAGCTGTCGATTTGGATGAATTAGCTGTAAGAGTAGCTAAAGAAAATTTCGAAAAAAATTCATGTGAAAATGCAATTGAAACGACAACCGGCAATTTATTAAAAGGTGAAACAAATAAATATGATGTTGTTATTGCAAATATCTTAGCTCATATTATTGAAGAAATGATAGAAGACGCTTATAATACTTTAAATGAAGAGGGTCGCTTTATCACTTCAGGTATTATTATAGAGAAGAGCGATGAAATAATTGAACATATGAAGCGTGTAGGTTTCAATATCATTTCTATTAATCACGACAACGGTTGGGCATGTATCGTTGGAGAGAAAGTGAGCAATTAA
- the lepA gene encoding translation elongation factor 4 — protein sequence MNNEERLERQKNIRNFSIIAHIDHGKSTLADRILENTKSVETRDMQAQLLDSMDLERERGITIKLNAVKLKYEAKNGESYIFHLIDTPGHVDFSYEVSRSLAACEGAILVVDAAQGIEAQTLANVYLALDNDLELLPVVNKIDLPAAEPERVKQELEDVIGIDQDDVVLASAKSNIGIDEILEKIVETIPAPSGDPSAPLKALIFDSEYDPYRGVISSIRIVDGVVKAGDKIKMMASGKEFEVTEVGINTPKQLPVDELTVGDVGYITASIKNVDDSRVGDTITHADQPAEQPLKGYKKMNPMVYCGLFPIDNKKYNDLREALEKLQLNDASLEFEPETSQALGFGFRTGFLGMLHMEIIQERIEREFGIELIATAPSVIYECILKNGDKVIVDNPSKMPERDQIEEIYEPYVRATIMVPNDYVGAVMELCQRKRGQFINMDYLDDIRVNIIYDIPLSEVVFDFFDQIKSNTKGYASFDYELTGYKESNLVKMDILLNGDKVDALSFIVHKEFAYERGKALVERLKTLIPRQQFEVPVQAAVGQKIVARTNIKSMGKNVLSKCYGGDISRKRKLLEKQKAGKAKMKAVGNVEIPQDAFLAVLKMDED from the coding sequence ATGAACAATGAAGAACGTTTAGAACGTCAAAAAAATATACGAAATTTTTCTATCATTGCACATATTGACCACGGAAAGTCGACATTGGCTGATAGAATTTTAGAAAATACAAAAAGTGTAGAAACTAGAGATATGCAAGCGCAATTACTAGACTCAATGGATTTAGAGCGTGAGCGCGGTATTACAATTAAATTAAATGCAGTAAAGCTTAAATATGAAGCTAAAAATGGAGAATCTTATATTTTCCACTTGATTGATACACCAGGACACGTCGATTTTTCCTATGAAGTGTCACGTTCATTAGCAGCATGTGAAGGAGCTATTCTCGTTGTTGATGCTGCTCAAGGCATTGAAGCTCAAACATTAGCAAATGTTTATCTTGCTTTAGATAATGATTTAGAACTGCTTCCTGTCGTGAATAAAATCGATTTGCCAGCTGCAGAACCAGAACGTGTCAAACAAGAATTAGAAGACGTAATAGGTATAGATCAAGATGATGTGGTTCTTGCAAGTGCAAAATCAAACATTGGTATCGATGAAATTTTGGAAAAAATAGTTGAAACTATTCCAGCACCAAGCGGAGACCCATCTGCACCACTTAAAGCACTAATCTTTGATTCGGAATATGATCCATACAGAGGGGTTATTTCATCTATACGAATTGTAGATGGTGTGGTTAAAGCTGGAGATAAAATAAAAATGATGGCAAGCGGTAAAGAATTTGAAGTTACTGAAGTCGGTATTAATACACCTAAACAATTACCAGTTGATGAATTAACAGTAGGTGATGTAGGTTATATCACTGCAAGCATAAAAAATGTAGATGATTCACGTGTAGGTGACACTATTACACACGCTGACCAACCGGCAGAACAACCTTTAAAAGGTTATAAAAAAATGAATCCAATGGTTTATTGTGGTTTATTCCCAATCGATAATAAAAAATATAATGATCTTCGAGAAGCTTTAGAAAAGTTGCAATTAAATGATGCCTCACTTGAGTTTGAACCAGAAACTTCACAAGCATTAGGTTTTGGTTTCCGTACTGGATTCTTAGGCATGTTGCATATGGAGATAATTCAAGAACGTATTGAAAGGGAGTTTGGAATTGAATTAATTGCAACGGCTCCATCTGTAATATATGAATGTATCTTAAAAAATGGAGACAAGGTTATTGTAGATAATCCTTCTAAAATGCCTGAAAGAGACCAAATCGAAGAAATATATGAACCTTATGTTCGAGCGACTATTATGGTGCCGAATGATTATGTAGGGGCAGTAATGGAACTATGTCAACGTAAACGTGGGCAATTTATTAATATGGACTACTTGGATGATATTCGTGTAAATATCATATATGATATACCTTTATCTGAAGTCGTATTTGACTTTTTTGACCAAATTAAATCAAACACTAAAGGGTATGCATCTTTTGATTACGAATTAACAGGCTATAAAGAAAGTAATCTAGTTAAAATGGATATACTTCTCAATGGAGATAAGGTAGATGCATTAAGTTTTATTGTGCATAAGGAATTTGCGTATGAACGTGGTAAAGCCTTAGTAGAGAGGTTAAAAACGTTAATTCCACGACAACAATTCGAAGTACCTGTACAAGCCGCTGTAGGTCAAAAAATAGTTGCTCGTACAAATATAAAATCAATGGGTAAAAATGTATTATCTAAATGTTATGGTGGGGATATTAGCCGTAAACGTAAACTATTAGAAAAACAAAAAGCCGGTAAAGCTAAAATGAAAGCAGTCGGAAATGTTGAAATTCCTCAAGATGCCTTTTTAGCTGTATTAAAAATGGATGAAGATTAA
- a CDS encoding ComEC/Rec2 family competence protein, whose protein sequence is MAIIKTRKYNILTTGDATVKNESKLLANYLIPRIDILKVGHHGSKTSSSEKFINSIHPHYSVISSGKNNAYKLPNKEVIGRLNKVNSQIYNTQKNGQITFNLDDEIQVLTEQ, encoded by the coding sequence ATGGCAATCATTAAAACACGTAAATATAATATACTAACCACTGGTGATGCAACTGTTAAAAATGAATCAAAATTATTAGCTAATTACTTAATTCCTAGAATTGATATTTTGAAAGTAGGCCATCATGGCAGTAAAACAAGTTCTAGTGAAAAGTTTATAAATAGTATCCATCCTCATTATAGCGTTATTTCGAGTGGTAAAAACAACGCATATAAACTTCCAAATAAAGAAGTAATAGGCCGTCTAAATAAAGTAAATTCTCAAATATATAATACTCAAAAAAATGGACAGATAACATTTAATCTAGATGATGAAATACAAGTATTAACAGAACAATAA
- the grpE gene encoding nucleotide exchange factor GrpE yields MTEKDQSVNNEEFAEKEDNTAKDSNTDEQIEKTASEDDVQNDSSAVDDKEKEIQQLKEEVNEQEEKYLRLYAEFENYKRRIQNENQTLKTYQAQCVLTDILPTIDNIERALQIEGEDESFKSLQKGVQMVYESLLRALEENGLEKIEAVGQQFDPNFHQAVMQDEDDSFESNAVTQELQTGYKLKDRVLRPSMVKVNQ; encoded by the coding sequence ATGACAGAAAAAGATCAATCAGTTAATAATGAAGAATTTGCTGAAAAAGAAGATAACACAGCAAAAGATTCGAATACTGACGAACAAATTGAAAAAACTGCAAGTGAAGATGATGTACAAAATGATTCTTCAGCAGTTGATGACAAAGAAAAAGAAATCCAACAATTAAAAGAAGAAGTAAACGAACAAGAAGAAAAGTATTTACGTCTTTACGCAGAATTTGAAAATTACAAAAGACGTATTCAAAATGAAAATCAAACATTAAAAACTTATCAAGCTCAGTGTGTTCTAACAGATATCCTTCCTACAATCGATAATATAGAACGTGCGCTTCAAATTGAAGGTGAGGATGAATCATTTAAATCTCTTCAAAAAGGAGTTCAGATGGTTTATGAAAGCTTATTGAGAGCTTTAGAAGAAAACGGTTTAGAAAAAATTGAAGCTGTTGGTCAGCAATTTGATCCAAATTTCCATCAAGCAGTTATGCAAGATGAAGATGATTCGTTTGAATCAAATGCTGTTACTCAAGAACTTCAAACTGGTTATAAGTTGAAAGATCGTGTATTACGACCTTCAATGGTAAAAGTAAACCAATAA
- the dnaJ gene encoding molecular chaperone DnaJ, with amino-acid sequence MAKRDYYEVLGVSKDASKDEIKKAYRKLSKKYHPDINQEEGAEEKFKEISEAYEVLSDENKRANYDQFGHDGPQGGFGGQGFGGGQDFGGFGGGFEDIFSSFFGGGAQRDPNVPRKGDDLQYTMTVTFEEAAFGTEKEISIRKQVKCETCDGSGAKPGSKKKTCHYCNGSGHVSVEQNTILGRVRTEKVCPVCNGTGEEIEEPCPTCHGKGTETKNVKIKVKVPEGVDNDQQIRLAGEGAPGHNGGPQGDLYVVFRVEPSDTFEREGDDIFYNLNVSFPQAALGDEIKVPTLKGHVMLSVPEGTQNGKQFRMKEKGIKNVHGYGYGDLFININVVTPTKLNDKQKSIMREFAEVSGEEITEQPTNFKERARRFFKGE; translated from the coding sequence GTGGCAAAAAGAGACTATTATGAAGTCTTGGGTGTCAGCAAAGATGCGTCAAAAGACGAAATCAAAAAAGCTTACCGTAAATTGTCCAAAAAATATCACCCAGATATTAACCAAGAAGAAGGCGCCGAAGAAAAATTTAAAGAGATATCAGAAGCTTATGAAGTATTGAGTGATGAAAATAAGCGTGCTAATTATGACCAATTCGGCCACGATGGTCCCCAAGGTGGTTTTGGAGGACAAGGATTTGGTGGCGGCCAAGACTTTGGTGGTTTTGGTGGCGGCTTCGAAGATATATTCAGCTCATTCTTTGGCGGAGGTGCACAACGAGACCCTAATGTACCACGCAAAGGTGATGATTTACAATATACAATGACGGTAACCTTTGAAGAAGCTGCATTTGGTACTGAAAAAGAAATTTCTATTCGTAAGCAAGTAAAATGTGAGACTTGCGATGGATCTGGTGCTAAACCAGGTTCTAAGAAAAAAACTTGCCATTATTGTAATGGTTCAGGTCATGTTTCAGTAGAGCAAAATACTATTTTGGGACGTGTAAGAACTGAAAAAGTTTGTCCTGTTTGTAATGGAACAGGAGAAGAAATAGAAGAACCTTGTCCAACATGTCATGGTAAGGGAACTGAAACTAAAAATGTTAAAATTAAAGTTAAAGTACCAGAAGGTGTTGACAATGACCAACAAATCCGTTTAGCTGGTGAAGGCGCTCCAGGTCACAATGGCGGACCTCAAGGTGACTTATACGTTGTATTCCGTGTGGAACCTTCTGATACTTTCGAACGTGAAGGTGACGATATTTTCTATAACTTAAACGTCAGCTTCCCTCAAGCTGCTTTAGGAGATGAAATCAAAGTTCCTACCTTGAAAGGGCATGTTATGCTAAGTGTTCCTGAAGGTACTCAAAATGGCAAACAATTCCGTATGAAAGAAAAAGGTATTAAGAATGTTCATGGTTATGGATATGGTGATTTATTTATCAATATTAATGTAGTAACACCTACAAAATTAAATGATAAACAAAAATCTATAATGCGCGAATTTGCAGAAGTAAGCGGTGAAGAAATCACTGAGCAACCAACTAATTTCAAAGAACGAGCTCGTAGATTCTTTAAAGGAGAATAG